In one Brevibacillus composti genomic region, the following are encoded:
- a CDS encoding argininosuccinate synthase, with amino-acid sequence MAKEKIVLAYSGGLDTSVAIKWLQDTYNYDVIAVALDVGEGKDLDFIQKKALKVGALKSIVVDAKEAFAREYVLPALQANAMYEGKYPLVSALSRYLISRVLVEIAEKEGAVAVAHGCTGKGNDQVRFDVSFTALNPNLKIVAPVREWGWTREEEIEYAAKNNIPIPIDLDNPYSIDQNLWGRSCECGVLEDPWAAPPEGAYDLTKSIADAPDEAEEVEITFVKGVPTALNGEELPLSELILKLNKIAGNHGVGRIDHVENRLVGIKSREVYETPAATTLILAHRELEFLTQPREVAQFKPIVEQKMAQVIYEGLWYSPIRNALQAFIEETQKHVTGVVRVKLHKGHAIVVGRKSDSTLYSHELATYAAGDQFDHKAAIGFIKLWGLPTKVYAQVNEGVLHENTKTPIKILDEKDAITQ; translated from the coding sequence ATGGCAAAAGAAAAAATTGTTTTGGCCTATTCTGGCGGTTTAGATACATCTGTCGCAATCAAGTGGCTGCAAGATACTTACAATTATGACGTCATTGCTGTAGCGCTGGATGTAGGGGAAGGAAAAGATCTGGACTTCATTCAAAAGAAGGCGCTGAAAGTCGGCGCATTGAAATCGATCGTCGTGGATGCCAAAGAAGCTTTCGCCCGCGAATATGTACTGCCTGCCCTGCAAGCAAACGCGATGTATGAAGGCAAGTATCCGCTGGTATCTGCCCTGTCCCGTTATCTGATCTCCCGCGTGCTGGTAGAGATCGCGGAAAAAGAGGGAGCAGTCGCTGTTGCCCACGGATGCACGGGGAAAGGAAACGACCAGGTTCGTTTCGACGTATCCTTTACAGCGCTCAATCCAAACTTGAAAATTGTGGCGCCAGTCCGCGAATGGGGCTGGACGCGCGAAGAAGAGATCGAATATGCAGCCAAGAACAACATTCCGATCCCGATCGATCTGGACAATCCATACAGCATCGACCAAAACCTCTGGGGCAGAAGCTGCGAGTGCGGCGTTCTGGAAGATCCGTGGGCGGCTCCGCCGGAAGGTGCCTATGATCTGACCAAATCCATCGCGGATGCGCCGGATGAGGCCGAAGAAGTAGAGATCACCTTTGTCAAAGGCGTGCCGACTGCCCTGAACGGCGAAGAGCTGCCGCTGTCCGAACTGATCCTGAAGCTGAATAAAATCGCCGGCAACCACGGTGTGGGACGTATCGACCATGTGGAAAACCGCCTGGTGGGCATCAAATCCCGCGAGGTCTACGAAACGCCAGCTGCGACGACGCTGATTCTGGCTCACCGCGAGCTGGAATTCCTGACACAGCCGCGCGAAGTGGCGCAGTTCAAGCCGATTGTGGAGCAAAAAATGGCGCAGGTGATCTACGAAGGTCTCTGGTATTCGCCGATCCGCAATGCCCTGCAAGCCTTTATTGAAGAGACGCAAAAACACGTGACGGGCGTCGTGCGCGTGAAGCTGCACAAAGGCCACGCCATCGTCGTCGGACGCAAATCCGACTCGACGCTGTACAGCCACGAACTGGCAACGTATGCCGCTGGTGACCAGTTTGACCATAAAGCGGCGATCGGATTCATCAAGCTGTGGGGCCTGCCTACCAAGGTATACGCACAGGTGAACGAAGGCGTGCTGCATGAAAACACCAAGACGCCGATCAAGATTTTGGACGAAAAGGATGCGATTACGCAATGA